The region TGGTGGCCTACTTGTTGCTGGCGGCTGTGAAATACTGCAACTATCAGATGGACATGCTCTGGGCCTATTCCGTGCAGCATGGTCTGGAGAAGCGAATGACACGGCTGCGCCTCATCCTGCAGGTGGCATTCTGCCACCCGCCTGGCCCCCAGTCCGATTCCCAAGCCAAGCCGGTGCGCTTCCACTTTGCGGAGGCCAACAGTGCATCGCCGACGGGCGACGGAGCCGTGGCCCACATGCTGGCGGCCCTTCTGGGTGCCTTGGAGTCACACTACGGCTGGCTGGCCACCCGCCTGTACCGCGCGTTCCGCCCCAAGTGCCTCAAGGCGGACGTGGGCTGGCGCTGGCGGCGCATGTGCTGCATTCCCATTGTCGTAATCTTCGAACTGGCGCTGGTCACCCTGGTAACTGGCATCTCCCTAATCGTGGCCTACTTCACGTACGCCAATGCCAAGGAGCGGGAGCAGATCCAGGTGGTGCTCTATGTGGTGGCCGCCATCCTGGGCACCCTCATCTGCACGCACCTGCATGTTCTTGCCAAGGTATGCGTCGCCCTGTTCACCTCCCACATCCGGCAGCTGAAGCGAGCGGTGCGCACCAGCGAAACGGCTCCCCTGACGATGCTCGGCGCCGAGGTTGCGGTGATGACGGACATGGTCAAGTGCCTGGACTCGTTCACCAATCAGCAGAGCCGGCTGGTGGGCGTGATCGATGCCCTCGACTCGTGCGACACGGAACGCATCCTCACCCTGTTGAACGCCGTCCAGACGCTGCTCTCCACGCCGAACCGTCCGTTTGTGCTGCTCATCTCGGTGGATCCCCATGTGATTGCCAAGGCGGCGGAGGCCAACAGTCGACGTCTGTTCACCGAGGGTGGCATCGGGGGCCACGACTTCCTGCGGAACCTGGTCCATCTGCCCGTCTACCTGCAAAACTCCGGGCTGCGCAAGGTGCAGCGAGCCCAGATGACCGCCCTGCTGTTCAAACggagtggcggcggcggtgagTACCAGAACGACGATGGACCCACCCTGGGGCACTCTGTATCCGCGCGACGTCTGTCCAATGCCTCGGAGATCGTTTCGAGCCAGGAGAAACTGCGTGGGCCGGCACGACCAGGCGGGGGCAAGAAGCTGCGCCTCTCCGAGTCGGTGGCCAGCTCGACGGGCTCCAATCTGCATCGCCTGGGTCAAAATCCCCAGGGTGTGCTCGACCTCTCGCGGATAGTGCTCACCGATGACTACTTCAGTGACGTGAATCCGCGCAGCATCCGGCGGCTGATGAACGTCATCTACATCACGGTGCGGCTGCTGAAGGCCTTCCAGATTGACTTTAGCTGGTACCGTCTCAGCTCCTGGATCAACCTGACGGAACAGTGGCCCCTGAGGGCCAGCATGATAGTGCTCCATCACGACCAGTTCATGGACACCAGTGCGGATGAGAATGTCTCCCTGCAGAGCGTATACGAGAAGTGAGATATGGTTCGTACTGTGAATCTTTCGCTTACTTACATCTCTCTCATCCATAGACTGCGGCCCAAGCTTGCGTATTTGCGAGAGGCTGCACCGCTTCTGGAGCTGGATCGGGATGAGCGGAAGCTGGATGCCTTCCTGCAGCTCCACAAATCGGACTTGCTTGTGGCAGACTTGCGCATCTTTCTGCCCTTCACCATCAATTTGGATCCGTATTTAAGGAAGGTTCTGAAGGGTAAGTGGCGGGCAACGAAAGCTAGTCCTGAATCCTTAAAAACTGAAATAAATCTCTCTTACAGAGGATCAGCAGACAATTGAGGATGAGAGCTCGCTTGTAATCCAAACCAGACCGAGCGTATACAACCAAATGCGTCAGCAGCCAGCGCCCACCACATATGTGCCttcgccacagccacagccctaTCCGCCCTACCAAGTGTTCCAGAACGATTTTGTGCCCAACGAGATGCGATCGAGGAACCTCAGCTCAAGTACGGAGCCCGTATCGCCGCTGATTGCCTCGCCCAGCGATTCCTTTGGCGTGAGTGTTTGAGGGGATGATCTTCAAATGGAAATGAGACCCTAATAACCACCTTTAAATTGTATACAGGAGGACATATTGCTGACACGTCTCACGGATCTGACAGTGGAGGGTGTCATCAGCCTGCTAGAGCGCATTGATGACATGAAGCCGGCCATGCCGAAGCTGGCGCCGGTGCTCCGTGATAATGCCATCAATGGACGCGTATTAAAGCACTGCGATATGCCAGATCTCAAATCGGTAGACAGAGCCCCTTCAAACTGTAATCCTTCCCCAGTTTCATGGCTAATTTCTTGCAGGTGCTGGGCCTGAGCTTTGGCCACTGGGAGCTGTTTCGCCTGCTGATCACAACGCTGAGGGAATGCGAGCGACAGCCGAGGAAGCAGAATCGCGCACTGCCGCAGGTCGCCGCAGTGGAGGCGCCGCCAGTTACTGTGCCCATGATCAAGGATGTGACGGATGCCCTGGTGCCGCCGCGCGAGTCCTTGTCGCGCAAGAACTCGGTCAGTCACATGGAGAAGCAGGTAAGAGGAGGGCCAACGGCAGAGCTGCAGAAGTGCAGGACATCTGTGATTGACCATGGATGTGCCGTGATTCGCTCTAACTCATGTGCTTTGATCTATTCTTATTCCGACCATTCTCTAACTAACCAAAAACGAAATGCAGTCGAAAGTGCACGACTACGAGTATCTCCAGGTAATGCAGACACCACGACACCACAGACTGATTCCAAATTCAATCAAAGCTTGCCTCCATGACACTCTCCAAATGCAACTAAAGCGGCTGCTATGTATCCTCCACTAAAGCCTCTATCTGCTTGTCCACAGGTCACACTGGAGGAGCAAATGATTTGCGGCACTTTGCAAACACTCAACGAGGAGGCGTACGAGGACGTGGCCAGCAGTGAGCGACCCAGTCCCACAGGTGAGATGTTAGCTACAGCCTCACAACTGCAATTGGCACCCATACGCGAGTCCTCCGAGTTCGGCTCGCCTTCCGACGAGCTGAAGCTGACTAGCATCCTGCAGCACCATGCCAAGACtcagaacaacaacaacaagcacgCGGTGCCGGGCTCGTACTTGCATGCCGATTACAATCGCAGCGCCAGCTCCCATTCCCTACAGAGTCTGGGCGCTGGTGGTGGCAATGGGGGCAACGGGAACGGTAACGACTATTGCGGTAGCACCTTCGATCTTATGCATGTAGAATCTGTCGGTGGCGGTATCTATGAGATGCATCGTGCTGCGGCACGACAAATCTCGATTAGCAGCGAGCGACTAACCGAACCCAgctctctgcccctgcccctggtgGTGGTCATACCCAATGGCTCCTCGGGGGAGCAGCACTACGACGACACAAAGCTGTGAGATGTCCAGTCTTTCCCGTCGTCTGAAACTGAAACTATGTAAAGTGCATGTGAAGTATTACGGGAACTGGGATTGCGGGCTTTCTAACTTAACCTATAGTCTGACAATGGGCAAAACCATTTTAAAATTGGACCAATTGTCAATGAATCCTGTAAGAAACCAAAGCAgaccaaaccaaaaaccaaaacataTATCATCTGGAACATTCTTTTATGCCTTGTTTGATTTACTTTTACTTTGGCTTGGCTTCGATCTGGACAGTATTATCGTATtatctatctatatctatctaaAGTACTAAAATTTGAGTTGTGCGACGATTACTAATTCATTCCAATTGTTATATTCGAAAGACGATTAGTTTAGTTTGATTAATTATTGGCCACAAGACATTTAAAATTGTGAACAACCAACCCTCcacccacacaccacacaccacacatgGCAAGAACTCCAGTCTAACATAAAACATGAACATCTAACAACTAACCCTAACTAAGCCTACCCTCACGGAGACACCCCTTCCCCACCCAAGAAGAAAGtatcaatcaaataaatgaTAAACTTATGAACAACTCTCTACCACTTGCATTTTATTCAGCTTTACCCATTCTCTCCGTAACtgtgtgtttgtttatttatcgCCCTTTTAACCTCTTTGTTCAGTTTGATGTTCGATGTTAAAAATAAGAACTATTTGTTGGTGTGCTGGTGAACCCATTGGGTGGCtctgcagctgccacagcgTGTGGCAGTGGTTCCCTAATACCCTGATAAACCATCCGTACCTTACCCTGTCCATATGATCTTTTAGAGCATGACACACCCACTGGTTGTGGGCCAGCAATGACGACTGCATTGCTTACCTCAGCCTCGGCCATGTACacgcatcagcagcagcagcaggcgcagccTTCGGGTCGCGATTCTATACTGAAGCAGCAGGGGAGTGTCAAGGGCGACAAGCGGGTATCGATTCAACAAACATCGAGCagtaataataacaacaacaacaacaataatgcCAAGTCAGCAACGAATGTGGAATATATCTCCGAAGGAGCAGGAAGCAAAGTGCGACTAACCGCAAGGCCGCCAGCAGGTAAAGATTGATTGATCGATTAAATATAAGTTTTTCCCAAAATAATCTGCTTAATGTTGTATTTAAGGACCCCGGCCAGCCTCGCTGATCATCACCAGGTCCGATTCCAACTCACAGTTCCAGCTGCTACGCTCCTCCTCAGTGGACTATGACGACGTGGAGGCCCAAGAGCACCGGACTACGATCCGGACGACACTGCTGGAGCAACAGGAGGAGGATGAAGCGGCACCGTTCGTGTTTACAGCGCGCAAATGATACAATCTGATAACCAGATGGCAGCCAAGCTTATTTACACAATTTAGATATAGGGCCAGTCTTAAATAAGCTAACTAACTAGCTAATTACTGAAAGAGTTTGCAGCTGGAACTCGAGAGTTGTGGTTCCCCAAAATAGAATGTACTCTAGCAAAAGACAATTGTTTGCATTAGTTCTTGTtatatttgtgtgtttatgtgtatTTATTAATTGTAAACTGATGGAAGAGTAGGATAAATGTGTAATGAGAATCTGCATATGGAATACATAAAGTGCTACagtgttatatattttttggtttctaTATGTACGAACTACGAATTATACAAACAATGAAAAGAGAATCAATATACATAGtgttttttcatttttgtgaTCGAAACTCGCGCCTGTTAACCAGAGCAGGTAGAAGGGCTTGGTAGAGTCTGAAGGCATGCGCGGGGCTTGGCAGTGTTCGGCAGAGCTCTTGCAGAGAAAACATCACATTCGTTTGGGGCGTCGTCAAAAAGGTCATGTCGAAGTCCGGTTCCTGCCAGAAGGCACCTCTCAGCTGTCCCTCCAATTTTGCCTGAGTGCCGACGCTGTGCGTGTGGGGCCTGAAGTCCGTTTGGGTCGAGGCATTCATGTAAAGGGCCGCAGAATCGAATTCCTCAGGTTCAGAAAATGGCGAATTGAAAAGCTGTTCCTGTTTTAGTTTCAGTATGCGCTGGTTTGGCTGTGCCTTGAGCTGAGCCTGTTTTAGATGATCCACATCGTAGGCCAGTATCCGGAGCAGATCCCTGGTGCTATCGGGCAACGCTTCCAGCCCCCATTTAGCCAAATCAATCCTGGTTCCCGGCGCCGAATTGAACTCATAAACCACATTGTAGTTGTTGCATATCGGCGAGGGATTCTCGAAGGCTTCTTTACTCATGAAGGACTCGCTCTTAGGCACTTTGTGTATAGTGTCCACCATAAGGAACTCCTCCTCCTGATCCTCCAATTTTTTCCGCTCGAACAGTTCGAGCACTTGCTTGGCCCGACTCTCGGCTAAGTCGCCCTTTTCTCGTTTTGTCAGCTTTTGTGGTGATGGCTCTGGATTGGCCGCCTCCGCAACGGCCTcattctgctcctgctggcaCAACTTCTCGAGATTTACGACTTTGATGTGTCTCTCGTCGTCTCGAACATAAATCCACTCAAGCTCCGAATCGGAATCCACCGCGGGCGTCGACTCCTGTTTTATTGTGGCGACGCGCGGCAGGCCATTTAATGTTACTCTCACCCTGGGATCACGCTTGCCTTCGACTTCAGTTTGATTATCTTCGCGTAGACGTTTAATATCTATTTGCTTATGCTCCTGATGGCGTCTTTTTTCGCTTTGATAATCCTCGCGTAGTCGTTTACTTTCCCTTTCATTATCCTCATAGTGGCGTCCACTGTGATTATCCTCGCGTGGACGCTTGTCCCTTGGTTTATCCTCGTGTCGATGTCTGTTATACGTATGACTGTCGTCGTGGTGGCGTCTATCGTCTCTTGGATTGTGTTCGTGATGGCGTCTATCGTCCCTTGGATTGTGTTCGTGGTGGCGTCTCCTGTCCCGTTGATGCTCTTCGCTTATGCGTTTATTGTCCCGTGAGGTGCGcttgttttccttttgattATCATCGACCGGACTGTTACTTTGAGTCCGTTTTTCAGCAACACTTTCCTCAGATTTACCCCTCCTGTGCTTtcgcttcttcttcttacGCTTATCTGACTCCTCTTTGAACTGATCCAACTCTTCCAACGCCTTCTGAGTCGCTTCGCGGCACGCTTCAAGTTCTTCCAGGTTGTCCGTTGAGTCTGGCGTAGCTGGTTGGGGCGGTTCCAAGTCCATGTTGTTAATTTCCTCCCTGTTGCTGAAACCACTTGGAATGTCCGACAAGCCATATTCGTCTAACTCCAATTTATGAATTATACCGCTTTCGCGGAGACCATCGAATAGTTCGTCGATTATTGCTGCAACAGTAGCAGCATCGCTTTCAGCAGCTGTCGGTTCTGTATTGACAACTGGAACCTCAGGCTCAGCCATGACAACGGGAGCCTCAGGCTGTGCCTTGACAAGAGGCTCCTCCGGCTCTTCGGTGGCATTAGTTGGACTATTTGGTTTTGTCAGTTCACTTCGCGGAGTACGAGGAAAAGATCGGATCTCGACATCGTCGTTGTCGCTTTCCCATCCATGGCCACTGAAACCGGTCGAGAAATCAGTGGTGTTCGGAGAATGAGGGATTCCAACTGTGCGTAGCGGCGTCTCGTCGTTCTCTTCGAGTCGCCGTAGCGGCGTGGTCTCGTTCTCGCCGAGTTTGGCATTATCTTCTGCTTTTATTTCAACTTTTACCTCAGTTTCGTTCATATTTCTACAAAATTTTGAATCACATCACAGAAAAGACGGTCAGACTTCTTTCCAatcctcagaaatataccaaaatataccgtctcattttaaaagtcgtaaatataccgatgaaaaaacgaacttagccctCTTAAGCCCCCTCTTTTTAAAacagttc is a window of Drosophila pseudoobscura strain MV-25-SWS-2005 chromosome 3, UCI_Dpse_MV25, whole genome shotgun sequence DNA encoding:
- the Arms gene encoding kinase D-interacting substrate of 220 kDa B isoform X4, which encodes MGKDGRAHKPPKKKAATMLSGIEEVPAPEAAPTPTAAGGRARGTSPHPPASGGTIAALVSGLHHSGARDIQSLHQPLLDCEERALAIKQHLRGHRGHGTEASPHESMPRFIVDIEEEPSESSQSIGGQEHQDQEHPEQEHSGGGGGGAGASSSRRFSHFNLALRRFSHIHVHNINRYGESMGSLGHRALLQFIDNNDISGLRAILDSRHLNIDDRDENATTVLMVVAGRGLTAFVREFLARGADVQAEDLDSWTALLCAARNGHFDVVQLLLDHGAEVEHRDMGGWTSLMWAAYRGHTELVRLLLEKGADGNAHGNYHLGALLWAAGRGFKDIVELLVQRGAKVNVGDKYGTTALVWACRRGNVEIVDTLLKAGANVDTAGMYSWTPLLVAAAGGHTDCVSSILEKKPNVNALDKDGMTALCIASREGFQDIAASLIAAGAYINIQDRGADTPLIHAVKAGHRTVVEALLKKHADVDIQGKDRKTAIYTAVEKGHIQIVKLLLSTNPDLESSTKDGDTPLMRAVRNRNLEIVHMLLDRKAKVMAADKRGDTCLHIAMRARSKAIVEALLRNPKHSQLLYRANKAGETPYNIDTLHQKTILGQVFGARRLNTNEDSEGMLGYELYSSALADVLSEPTLTTPITVGLYAKWGSGKSFLLNKLRDEMNNFAKQWAEPPAKTSGLLFIVCLHVALLIGTIVGLSTWSTVCGVSSAAAFMLVAYLLLAAVKYCNYQMDMLWAYSVQHGLEKRMTRLRLILQVAFCHPPGPQSDSQAKPVRFHFAEANSASPTGDGAVAHMLAALLGALESHYGWLATRLYRAFRPKCLKADVGWRWRRMCCIPIVVIFELALVTLVTGISLIVAYFTYANAKEREQIQVVLYVVAAILGTLICTHLHVLAKVCVALFTSHIRQLKRAVRTSETAPLTMLGAEVAVMTDMVKCLDSFTNQQSRLVGVIDALDSCDTERILTLLNAVQTLLSTPNRPFVLLISVDPHVIAKAAEANSRRLFTEGGIGGHDFLRNLVHLPVYLQNSGLRKVQRAQMTALLFKRSGGGGEYQNDDGPTLGHSVSARRLSNASEIVSSQEKLRGPARPGGGKKLRLSESVASSTGSNLHRLGQNPQGVLDLSRIVLTDDYFSDVNPRSIRRLMNVIYITVRLLKAFQIDFSWYRLSSWINLTEQWPLRASMIVLHHDQFMDTSADENVSLQSVYEKLRPKLAYLREAAPLLELDRDERKLDAFLQLHKSDLLVADLRIFLPFTINLDPYLRKVLKEDQQTIEDESSLVIQTRPSVYNQMRQQPAPTTYVPSPQPQPYPPYQVFQNDFVPNEMRSRNLSSSTEPVSPLIASPSDSFGEDILLTRLTDLTVEGVISLLERIDDMKPAMPKLAPVLRDNAINGRVLKHCDMPDLKSVLGLSFGHWELFRLLITTLRECERQPRKQNRALPQVAAVEAPPVTVPMIKDVTDALVPPRESLSRKNSVSHMEKQSKVHDYEYLQVTLEEQMICGTLQTLNEEAYEDVASSERPSPTGEMLATASQLQLAPIRESSEFGSPSDELKLTSILQHHAKTQNNNNKHAVPGSYLHADYNRSASSHSLQSLGAGGGNGGNGNGNDYCGSTFDLMHVESVGGGIYEMHRAAARQISISSERLTEPSSLPLPLVVVIPNGSSGEQHYDDTKL
- the Arms gene encoding kinase D-interacting substrate of 220 kDa isoform X5; the encoded protein is MKRTPKLHEVGRAYSEMSPLNPDSPPAPVASTSGYGSIFPFGLLRGSFGRGGNAAVQNINRYGESMGSLGHRALLQFIDNNDISGLRAILDSRHLNIDDRDENATTVLMVVAGRGLTAFVREFLARGADVQAEDLDSWTALLCAARNGHFDVVQLLLDHGAEVEHRDMGGWTSLMWAAYRGHTELVRLLLEKGADGNAHGNYHLGALLWAAGRGFKDIVELLVQRGAKVNVGDKYGTTALVWACRRGNVEIVDTLLKAGANVDTAGMYSWTPLLVAAAGGHTDCVSSILEKKPNVNALDKDGMTALCIASREGFQDIAASLIAAGAYINIQDRGADTPLIHAVKAGHRTVVEALLKKHADVDIQGKDRKTAIYTAVEKGHIQIVKLLLSTNPDLESSTKDGDTPLMRAVRNRNLEIVHMLLDRKAKVMAADKRGDTCLHIAMRARSKAIVEALLRNPKHSQLLYRANKAGETPYNIDTLHQKTILGQVFGARRLNTNEDSEGMLGYELYSSALADVLSEPTLTTPITVGLYAKWGSGKSFLLNKLRDEMNNFAKQWAEPPAKTSGLLFIVCLHVALLIGTIVGLSTWSTVCGVSSAAAFMLVAYLLLAAVKYCNYQMDMLWAYSVQHGLEKRMTRLRLILQVAFCHPPGPQSDSQAKPVRFHFAEANSASPTGDGAVAHMLAALLGALESHYGWLATRLYRAFRPKCLKADVGWRWRRMCCIPIVVIFELALVTLVTGISLIVAYFTYANAKEREQIQVVLYVVAAILGTLICTHLHVLAKVCVALFTSHIRQLKRAVRTSETAPLTMLGAEVAVMTDMVKCLDSFTNQQSRLVGVIDALDSCDTERILTLLNAVQTLLSTPNRPFVLLISVDPHVIAKAAEANSRRLFTEGGIGGHDFLRNLVHLPVYLQNSGLRKVQRAQMTALLFKRSGGGGEYQNDDGPTLGHSVSARRLSNASEIVSSQEKLRGPARPGGGKKLRLSESVASSTGSNLHRLGQNPQGVLDLSRIVLTDDYFSDVNPRSIRRLMNVIYITVRLLKAFQIDFSWYRLSSWINLTEQWPLRASMIVLHHDQFMDTSADENVSLQSVYEKLRPKLAYLREAAPLLELDRDERKLDAFLQLHKSDLLVADLRIFLPFTINLDPYLRKVLKEDQQTIEDESSLVIQTRPSVYNQMRQQPAPTTYVPSPQPQPYPPYQVFQNDFVPNEMRSRNLSSSTEPVSPLIASPSDSFGEDILLTRLTDLTVEGVISLLERIDDMKPAMPKLAPVLRDNAINGRVLKHCDMPDLKSVLGLSFGHWELFRLLITTLRECERQPRKQNRALPQVAAVEAPPVTVPMIKDVTDALVPPRESLSRKNSVSHMEKQSKVHDYEYLQVTLEEQMICGTLQTLNEEAYEDVASSERPSPTGEMLATASQLQLAPIRESSEFGSPSDELKLTSILQHHAKTQNNNNKHAVPGSYLHADYNRSASSHSLQSLGAGGGNGGNGNEHDTPTGCGPAMTTALLTSASAMYTHQQQQQAQPSGRDSILKQQGSVKGDKRVSIQQTSSSNNNNNNNNNAKSATNVEYISEGAGSKVRLTARPPAGPRPASLIITRSDSNSQFQLLRSSSVDYDDVEAQEHRTTIRTTLLEQQEEDEAAPFVFTARK
- the Arms gene encoding kinase D-interacting substrate of 220 kDa isoform X10; this encodes MKLSKSFDELILSASRLSLNNLRSPGKKKSKNNINRYGESMGSLGHRALLQFIDNNDISGLRAILDSRHLNIDDRDENATTVLMVVAGRGLTAFVREFLARGADVQAEDLDSWTALLCAARNGHFDVVQLLLDHGAEVEHRDMGGWTSLMWAAYRGHTELVRLLLEKGADGNAHGNYHLGALLWAAGRGFKDIVELLVQRGAKVNVGDKYGTTALVWACRRGNVEIVDTLLKAGANVDTAGMYSWTPLLVAAAGGHTDCVSSILEKKPNVNALDKDGMTALCIASREGFQDIAASLIAAGAYINIQDRGADTPLIHAVKAGHRTVVEALLKKHADVDIQGKDRKTAIYTAVEKGHIQIVKLLLSTNPDLESSTKDGDTPLMRAVRNRNLEIVHMLLDRKAKVMAADKRGDTCLHIAMRARSKAIVEALLRNPKHSQLLYRANKAGETPYNIDTLHQKTILGQVFGARRLNTNEDSEGMLGYELYSSALADVLSEPTLTTPITVGLYAKWGSGKSFLLNKLRDEMNNFAKQWAEPPAKTSGLLFIVCLHVALLIGTIVGLSTWSTVCGVSSAAAFMLVAYLLLAAVKYCNYQMDMLWAYSVQHGLEKRMTRLRLILQVAFCHPPGPQSDSQAKPVRFHFAEANSASPTGDGAVAHMLAALLGALESHYGWLATRLYRAFRPKCLKADVGWRWRRMCCIPIVVIFELALVTLVTGISLIVAYFTYANAKEREQIQVVLYVVAAILGTLICTHLHVLAKVCVALFTSHIRQLKRAVRTSETAPLTMLGAEVAVMTDMVKCLDSFTNQQSRLVGVIDALDSCDTERILTLLNAVQTLLSTPNRPFVLLISVDPHVIAKAAEANSRRLFTEGGIGGHDFLRNLVHLPVYLQNSGLRKVQRAQMTALLFKRSGGGGEYQNDDGPTLGHSVSARRLSNASEIVSSQEKLRGPARPGGGKKLRLSESVASSTGSNLHRLGQNPQGVLDLSRIVLTDDYFSDVNPRSIRRLMNVIYITVRLLKAFQIDFSWYRLSSWINLTEQWPLRASMIVLHHDQFMDTSADENVSLQSVYEKLRPKLAYLREAAPLLELDRDERKLDAFLQLHKSDLLVADLRIFLPFTINLDPYLRKVLKEDQQTIEDESSLVIQTRPSVYNQMRQQPAPTTYVPSPQPQPYPPYQVFQNDFVPNEMRSRNLSSSTEPVSPLIASPSDSFGEDILLTRLTDLTVEGVISLLERIDDMKPAMPKLAPVLRDNAINGRVLKHCDMPDLKSVLGLSFGHWELFRLLITTLRECERQPRKQNRALPQVAAVEAPPVTVPMIKDVTDALVPPRESLSRKNSVSHMEKQVTLEEQMICGTLQTLNEEAYEDVASSERPSPTEHDTPTGCGPAMTTALLTSASAMYTHQQQQQAQPSGRDSILKQQGSVKGDKRVSIQQTSSSNNNNNNNNNAKSATNVEYISEGAGSKVRLTARPPAGPRPASLIITRSDSNSQFQLLRSSSVDYDDVEAQEHRTTIRTTLLEQQEEDEAAPFVFTARK
- the Arms gene encoding kinase D-interacting substrate of 220 kDa isoform X1, which produces MPRFIVDIEEEPSESSQSIGGQEHQDQEHPEQEHSGGGGGGAGASSSRRFSHFNLALRRFSHIHVHNINRYGESMGSLGHRALLQFIDNNDISGLRAILDSRHLNIDDRDENATTVLMVVAGRGLTAFVREFLARGADVQAEDLDSWTALLCAARNGHFDVVQLLLDHGAEVEHRDMGGWTSLMWAAYRGHTELVRLLLEKGADGNAHGNYHLGALLWAAGRGFKDIVELLVQRGAKVNVGDKYGTTALVWACRRGNVEIVDTLLKAGANVDTAGMYSWTPLLVAAAGGHTDCVSSILEKKPNVNALDKDGMTALCIASREGFQDIAASLIAAGAYINIQDRGADTPLIHAVKAGHRTVVEALLKKHADVDIQGKDRKTAIYTAVEKGHIQIVKLLLSTNPDLESSTKDGDTPLMRAVRNRNLEIVHMLLDRKAKVMAADKRGDTCLHIAMRARSKAIVEALLRNPKHSQLLYRANKAGETPYNIDTLHQKTILGQVFGARRLNTNEDSEGMLGYELYSSALADVLSEPTLTTPITVGLYAKWGSGKSFLLNKLRDEMNNFAKQWAEPPAKTSGLLFIVCLHVALLIGTIVGLSTWSTVCGVSSAAAFMLVAYLLLAAVKYCNYQMDMLWAYSVQHGLEKRMTRLRLILQVAFCHPPGPQSDSQAKPVRFHFAEANSASPTGDGAVAHMLAALLGALESHYGWLATRLYRAFRPKCLKADVGWRWRRMCCIPIVVIFELALVTLVTGISLIVAYFTYANAKEREQIQVVLYVVAAILGTLICTHLHVLAKVCVALFTSHIRQLKRAVRTSETAPLTMLGAEVAVMTDMVKCLDSFTNQQSRLVGVIDALDSCDTERILTLLNAVQTLLSTPNRPFVLLISVDPHVIAKAAEANSRRLFTEGGIGGHDFLRNLVHLPVYLQNSGLRKVQRAQMTALLFKRSGGGGEYQNDDGPTLGHSVSARRLSNASEIVSSQEKLRGPARPGGGKKLRLSESVASSTGSNLHRLGQNPQGVLDLSRIVLTDDYFSDVNPRSIRRLMNVIYITVRLLKAFQIDFSWYRLSSWINLTEQWPLRASMIVLHHDQFMDTSADENVSLQSVYEKLRPKLAYLREAAPLLELDRDERKLDAFLQLHKSDLLVADLRIFLPFTINLDPYLRKVLKEDQQTIEDESSLVIQTRPSVYNQMRQQPAPTTYVPSPQPQPYPPYQVFQNDFVPNEMRSRNLSSSTEPVSPLIASPSDSFGEDILLTRLTDLTVEGVISLLERIDDMKPAMPKLAPVLRDNAINGRVLKHCDMPDLKSVLGLSFGHWELFRLLITTLRECERQPRKQNRALPQVAAVEAPPVTVPMIKDVTDALVPPRESLSRKNSVSHMEKQSKVHDYEYLQVTLEEQMICGTLQTLNEEAYEDVASSERPSPTGEMLATASQLQLAPIRESSEFGSPSDELKLTSILQHHAKTQNNNNKHAVPGSYLHADYNRSASSHSLQSLGAGGGNGGNGNEHDTPTGCGPAMTTALLTSASAMYTHQQQQQAQPSGRDSILKQQGSVKGDKRVSIQQTSSSNNNNNNNNNAKSATNVEYISEGAGSKVRLTARPPAGPRPASLIITRSDSNSQFQLLRSSSVDYDDVEAQEHRTTIRTTLLEQQEEDEAAPFVFTARK
- the Arms gene encoding kinase D-interacting substrate of 220 kDa isoform X3, with translation MGSLGHRALLQFIDNNDISGLRAILDSRHLNIDDRDENATTVLMVVAGRGLTAFVREFLARGADVQAEDLDSWTALLCAARNGHFDVVQLLLDHGAEVEHRDMGGWTSLMWAAYRGHTELVRLLLEKGADGNAHGNYHLGALLWAAGRGFKDIVELLVQRGAKVNVGDKYGTTALVWACRRGNVEIVDTLLKAGANVDTAGMYSWTPLLVAAAGGHTDCVSSILEKKPNVNALDKDGMTALCIASREGFQDIAASLIAAGAYINIQDRGADTPLIHAVKAGHRTVVEALLKKHADVDIQGKDRKTAIYTAVEKGHIQIVKLLLSTNPDLESSTKDGDTPLMRAVRNRNLEIVHMLLDRKAKVMAADKRGDTCLHIAMRARSKAIVEALLRNPKHSQLLYRANKAGETPYNIDTLHQKTILGQVFGARRLNTNEDSEGMLGYELYSSALADVLSEPTLTTPITVGLYAKWGSGKSFLLNKLRDEMNNFAKQWAEPPAKTSGLLFIVCLHVALLIGTIVGLSTWSTVCGVSSAAAFMLVAYLLLAAVKYCNYQMDMLWAYSVQHGLEKRMTRLRLILQVAFCHPPGPQSDSQAKPVRFHFAEANSASPTGDGAVAHMLAALLGALESHYGWLATRLYRAFRPKCLKADVGWRWRRMCCIPIVVIFELALVTLVTGISLIVAYFTYANAKEREQIQVVLYVVAAILGTLICTHLHVLAKVCVALFTSHIRQLKRAVRTSETAPLTMLGAEVAVMTDMVKCLDSFTNQQSRLVGVIDALDSCDTERILTLLNAVQTLLSTPNRPFVLLISVDPHVIAKAAEANSRRLFTEGGIGGHDFLRNLVHLPVYLQNSGLRKVQRAQMTALLFKRSGGGGEYQNDDGPTLGHSVSARRLSNASEIVSSQEKLRGPARPGGGKKLRLSESVASSTGSNLHRLGQNPQGVLDLSRIVLTDDYFSDVNPRSIRRLMNVIYITVRLLKAFQIDFSWYRLSSWINLTEQWPLRASMIVLHHDQFMDTSADENVSLQSVYEKLRPKLAYLREAAPLLELDRDERKLDAFLQLHKSDLLVADLRIFLPFTINLDPYLRKVLKEDQQTIEDESSLVIQTRPSVYNQMRQQPAPTTYVPSPQPQPYPPYQVFQNDFVPNEMRSRNLSSSTEPVSPLIASPSDSFGEDILLTRLTDLTVEGVISLLERIDDMKPAMPKLAPVLRDNAINGRVLKHCDMPDLKSVLGLSFGHWELFRLLITTLRECERQPRKQNRALPQVAAVEAPPVTVPMIKDVTDALVPPRESLSRKNSVSHMEKQSKVHDYEYLQVTLEEQMICGTLQTLNEEAYEDVASSERPSPTEHDTPTGCGPAMTTALLTSASAMYTHQQQQQAQPSGRDSILKQQGSVKGDKRVSIQQTSSSNNNNNNNNNAKSATNVEYISEGAGSKVRLTARPPAGPRPASLIITRSDSNSQFQLLRSSSVDYDDVEAQEHRTTIRTTLLEQQEEDEAAPFVFTARK